A stretch of the Uranotaenia lowii strain MFRU-FL chromosome 3, ASM2978415v1, whole genome shotgun sequence genome encodes the following:
- the LOC129753660 gene encoding uncharacterized protein LOC129753660 — translation MSRSTLKALQKRERQLYVIFDGTDRFIQTYHIGSDRCQLSSRLQVIDTVYSEFFEIRSKIEMLLDEAAEKEQKDADSEVKGEIAKQREEENDKILQQFDDRYFAIRGDLLRLQGDKDALGVNTTSNSQNQSASGNTSRVKLPEIRLPSFSGTIREWVTFRDSFRSLIHDNEHLTKMDKFTYLRSSLHGDALKEINNIELSELS, via the coding sequence ATGTCGAGAAGTACGCTGAAGGCGTTGCAAAAACGTGAGCGGCAGTTATATGTGATTTTTGATGGTACTGATAGATTTATCCAAACCTATCACATCGGTAGTGATCGGTGCCAGTTAAGCTCAAGGTTGCAAGTGATTGATACAGTGTACAGCGAGTTTTTCGAAATTCGGAGCAAGATTGAAATGTTGCTGGATGAAGCGGCCGAGAAAGAGCAGAAAGATGCTGACAGCGAAGTCAAAGGGGAGATTGCAAAACAGCGCGAAGAAGAGAACGACAAAATTCTGCAGCAGTTTGATGACCGATATTTTGCAATTCGAGGTGACCTCCTTAGACTTCAAGGCGATAAGGATGCCTTAGGGGTAAACACAACCAGCAACAGCCAAAATCAGTCTGCGTCAGGGAATACGTCCAGAGTGAAGCTGCCCGAGATTCGTTTGCCGTCCTTCAGCGGAACAATCAGAGAATGGGTTACGTTTAGAGACTCTTTCCGTAGTCTCATTCACGACAACGAACATCTGACGAAAATGGACAAGTTCACCTACCTCCGGTCCTCTCTGCATGGTGATGCACTGAAGGAAATAAACAACATCGAGCTGTCAGAGTTGTCGTAA
- the LOC129753662 gene encoding uncharacterized protein LOC129753662: MLEVRYENKKLIVKAHLDALFALEPLKKENYNGLNFLISEFEKNLMMLQKIGEHTESWSTILVYMLCARLDSATLRQWETHYGSKEVPTYEELLLFLQGHCSVLQSITSARSPPSEARQTRSTVCHTTIRSDSRCPFCTESWHSPFHCQRFLRLKISERVQAANRSRVCRNCLQPGHFATNCTRSNCRLCQQKHHTMLHATRSSVPNPSDPRLSQQSIAQPSNEESTHICPQQAYQQQSHTMPIVTETHTQTQNATHNSPNTSTRNDSPTPSTSQNYVALPVKSASNILLPTALVKIKDRYGTAQIARALLDSCSQHCLMSQEFSRKLKLKEAPTYLSVQGIGSSQSVSTKSIHAEVCPRSPKISNFQETMQFFVLPNLTLHLPSTSFDPPVMSLPDSESLADPFFHESKPIDVIIGAEYYLDLLKDAPRKVTKNGPTLQNTVFGWIVSGRMVESHHHVSHTMICSTSNYKKDLDDSRSWKHVGLRTPTPWKNRYAKRFSMSPQSEMNQNVWSEPYPRMNQFRVRNYLCQQPLPKPT, translated from the coding sequence ATGCTGGAAGTCCGCTACGAAAACAAAAAGCTCATTGTCAAGGCTCATCTCGACGCTCTTTTCGCCCTCGAACCGCTAAAAAAGGAGAACTACAACGGTCTGAACTTTCTCATCAGCGAGTTTGAGAAGAATTTGATGATGTTGCAGAAAATCGGCGAGCATACGGAGTCTTGGAGTACAATACTAGTCTACATGTTGTGCGCTAGACTAGATTCTGCAACATTGCGCCAATGGGAGACGCATTACGGGTCTAAGGAGGTCCCAACGTACGAAGAGCTGCTACTGTTCTTGCAAGGACACTGCTCAGTTCTTCAATCAATCACCTCTGCAAGAAGTCCACCATCCGAAGCACGTCAGACAAGATCAACAGTTTGCCATACAACCATCCGATCGGATTCACGATGCCCGTTCTGTACCGAATCATGGCACTCACCGTTTCACTGCCAGAGATTCCTTCGATTGAAGATATCAGAACGTGTTCAAGCCGCCAATCGAAGTCGAGTCTGTCGAAATTGTCTACAGCCTGGACATTTTGCGACAAACTGCACTCGTAGCAATTGTCGATTATGTCAACAGAAGCATCACACTATGTTGCATGCTACGCGATCCTCCGTTCCGAATCCGTCGGATCCGAGACTCAGTCAACAGTCAATTGCACAACCCTCTAATGAAGAAAGCACCCATATTTGTCCACAGCAAGCTTATCAACAGCAAAGTCACACCATGCCAATAGTTACGGAAACACACACTCAAACTCAAAATGCAACACACAATTCACCAAATACAAGCACACGAAACGATTCGCCAACGCCAAGCACGAGCCAAAACTACGTCGCACTACCTGTTAAGTCTGCTTCGAATATTCTGCTCCCTACCGCTCTTGTAAAGATTAAGGACCGTTACGGTACCGCTCAGATTGCTAGAGCCTTGTTAGATTCTTGTTCGCAACACTGCTTGATGTCCCAAGAGTTTTCTAGAAAGCTGAAGTTGAAAGAAGCGCCTACATATTTGTCAGTTCAGGGTATTGGGTCGTCTCAGTCGGTTTCGACGAAGTCCATACATGCTGAAGTCTGTCCACGTTCACCAAAAATATCTAATTTCCAAGAAACTATGCAATTCTTCGTGTTACCTAACCTTACACTACATCTACCTTCGACGTCGTTTGATCCTCCGGTCATGTCGCTTCCCGATTCTGAATCGTTAGCTGATCCTTTCTTCCACGAGTCAAAGCCGATTGATGTCATCATTGGTGCCGAGTATTACTTGGACTTGTTGAAGGATGCACCAAGAAAGGTCACTAAGAATGGTCCCACGCTCCAAAATACAGTGTTTGGTTGGATTGTGTCAGGTCGAATGGTAGAATCTCATCACCACGTTTCCCACACTATGATCTGTTCTACAAGCAACTACAAAAAAGACTTAGACGATTCCAGAAGCTGGAAACATGTTGGACTACGAACACCAACTCCATGGAAGAATCGATATGCGAAAAGATTTTCCATGAGCCCACAGTCAGAAATGAATCAGAACGTTTGGTCAGAACCCTACCCAAGAATGAATCAGTTTCGTGTCAGAAATTATTTGTGTCAGCAACCCTTACCGAAGCCAACCTAG